GACCGAGAGATCGTCGTGGACGATCCCTGCGACGGCCGTCGCGATCGCCTCTGGGTCCTCGTGCTGGAAGATCGAGCGCCCCATCGAGATCCCGTCGCCGCCGGCGTCCATGGCGCCCCGGACCATCTCGAGAGTGTTTCGGTCGGTGCCTCGCGAGCCGCCGGCGATGACGACCGGGAGGCGGGTCGACTCGACGACGTGTTTGAAGCTGTCAGCGTCGCCGCTGTAGCCCGTCTTGACGACGTCGGCGCCGACCTCCTCGGCGAGGCGGACGGCGTGGCCGAGCGACTCGGGGTCGGCCGAGTCGATTCCCGGACCGCGGGCGTAGGCCATCGCGAGGACGGGGATACCGAACCGGTCGGCCTTCGCAGTGATCTCCGCGAGCTGGCTGGTCTGATCGGGCTCGTAGTCCGAGCCGACGTTGATGTGGAAGGAGACGGCGTCGGCGCCGACGCGGAT
This genomic window from Natronococcus occultus SP4 contains:
- a CDS encoding 2-amino-3,7-dideoxy-D-threo-hept-6-ulosonate synthase — its product is MTTGTEARLERIGTDGSYVIVPMDHGITMGAVQGLKDIESTIDGVTRGGADAVLTQKGIAPRVHDNKNGKGYIVHLNGSTTIGPDEQDKRVTGTVEEAIRVGADAVSFHINVGSDYEPDQTSQLAEITAKADRFGIPVLAMAYARGPGIDSADPESLGHAVRLAEEVGADVVKTGYSGDADSFKHVVESTRLPVVIAGGSRGTDRNTLEMVRGAMDAGGDGISMGRSIFQHEDPEAIATAVAGIVHDDLSVDEALTESGLALEV